The DNA window GGTGGCGTAACCGTGAGCGAGAATAATCGCGCGGGTCACCTGCTGCTGGCTGATTGCGCCGTTTTTCTGGAACCATAGTACCAGCAACAGCAGGTCAATACGCCGGGGCTCAATATCCAGCTTCAACGCCAGCGCGTCGAGGATCGCTTCGCAAAAGCGATACAGCAGCGGGAATTTGTTTGCCAGAAAATCCGCCAGAAGACGGATTTTCTCATTGCTCATCGTGGACGCCGCCTGACGGGAGCGATGGATCAGGTAGTGGCTCAGGGCGTAGAGACAGTTGCCGTTAAACTGGATGTTGAAGCGTTTTTCCAGGCGATAATACTCCTCCCGCACCTGATGGGCGATCAGCAGCAACATCTGCGAGCTACTGGCATCCTGGTTATCAAAGATCAGCCGATCGAAGAGGGTTTCAATCTCCTCCCCCATGCTTCTTTGCGCCTCTTCCCAGACCGTTTTTTTATTTAGCACTGCTTCATACAGCGCCAGAATCCGACACTGAACGTCATGGATCAGCCCCTGAACCGGATCGCGCGCCCGCAGCAGCCAGACCAGGCTGGTCTGCGGCTCGATAAGCAGCGGCTCCTTCTGGCCCATGGCTTCACTGAGCGCCGGCGTCGCCGCCATGATATTTTCCGGCAGATCGTGCAGCGTCACGGTCAGCATCTCGCTGCCCGGAGACCTGGCCCAGGCCGATGCAACGGCGTACTTCACCACATTCTTCAGCTCGCCGACGTTGCCTCGATAAACGTACTGCGTCAGAACCTGCAAAAGCCGCGGCGTGAGCTGCAGCCTGGCGGCAAGCGTCCGCGCCTCCTGCCAGAAAAACTGCAGCGTTAGCGCCTCCTTCTCCTCGCGGCTACGCTGTTGAAGATCGGGCAAGCTGACCAGGATCGGAATACGACGAAGAAAGGTGGTCAGAAACGTGCTGTGAATATCTTCGGTGGTGGCAAACACCAGCCGCAGGGAAATCGGCAGGCCATGGGCGGTCTCTCCCACCCGGTAGATCTCCTTGCGGTCCAGCCAGGTGAAGAGCTTCTCCTGCCCCTGAGCATCCAGTCGATGGACCTCGTCGAGAAACAGCATCCCGCCGTTTGCCGCCTCGAACGCCCCGGCTTTATCGCTCTGCGCGCCGGTAAACGCGCCTTTGACATAGCCAAACAGGTTGGCGGCCAGCAGCTCCGGGTTACTGGCATATTGCGCGCAGTTGAAGCTGACAAAGGGCGCATCGGGCGCCAGCAGGCCCTGGGCGATCGCGAACTCGTGCATCAGCTCCGCCATATAGCTTTTGCCGGTTCCGCTGTCGCCGACGATCAGTAACGGCAGGCCGCCGTTGGGATAAAACAGCGCGGTTTTCATCTGCTCAATCGGTTTACGCAGGCTGCCGTCATGCCCGGTCAGCAACGAAAAATGGTCCGCCTGTTCCGGCTGGCGGTCACTCTCCGCGAGCAGCTCCGCCATGCTGGCGTACTCGCTGCGGGAAAGGGGGAAGAACTGCTGGCAGAAGGCTTTTTTATGCAGAAAATAGACCGGCCGGGTGTTGATCTTCACCAGCACGTCCTGGGCGACCAGCTGATTGAGATAGTGGCTGGCGGTATTTCTTTGCATCGCGAAACGCTGAGCCAGCCAGCTGGCGGTAAAAACGTCGCTCAGGTTATCCGGATCGAAAAAATCGGTCTGATTTTGCAAAAAAGCCAACAGTTCCGTTTTACGCATTACATCCCCCTCGTCGCCATTACGAAGAGATATGATGCGGCAAAAGAGAGGCTTATCGACGCCCCGTGCTGTTTTTTGCGGCCCAGCGCACACTCCCGCCTAAGCGGACTTCGCTGCCGCACACTCCATCGTCATTTCATACTGCTGCAGCGATAGCGGCGCATACCCCGCCGCGGCAAACAGCGGCGTAAAGGTTTCCGGGACCGTCACCGACGTGCCGATCCCCGGGAACTGCTGCGCCAGCGCCATCAGCAGCGCCTGCGCCAGCCCCTGGCGACGGGCGGCGGGTTCCACCCATAAAAACTGCAGTACAGGCCGTGAGCCCGAGGTGCTCAGTACCGCGAAGGCGCGCTGTTCCAGGGTCACGACGCGGCATGGCAGGGTGGCGAAGGTAAGCGGATCCATCAGCCAGGGGAGCTGACTGTTACTCTCCTCAACGGCGCGTCGAAGCAGTGCCAGGATCGGATAAGGCTGTAACACGCCAGGCGCCGCAGCCAGAGGCTCTGCGCTCAGGTAGCCGCAGAGCCCATAGCGCCGCGTAAAGCCTAACGACTGATACAGCGCGACGGCCGCGTGGTTATCGCGGATCACCTCCAGGGAAACCGTCTCGATCTCCTGCTGCTGCAGAAACGTCAGCAGCTCCTGCATCAATTTCCGCCCAAGACCTTTGCCGCGCCAGGCCGGGCGCAGGGCAAAGGCCGCCAGGCGAGCCATATTCCCCCGACGCGCGACGATCGCGATCGCCGCCGGTTCATCTCCGGCCAGCCAGACGCGGGAATCGATCAGGCTCATCCCCTCGGCGCTAAAGCGCTGAACAAATCCCTCCACCGACTGGGTCACCGGTACCAGATAGGCTTCAAAACAGGCGTTAAGAATATCCGTTAACTGCACGCTGCTGAACTGCGTGGCGGGAACGGCGGTCAGATCCATATTTTTCTCCCGAAGGCTGCTATGCTCAGGTGATGAAAACTAACACTATAACTGCCGGCGCCGGATTACGCCTGACCGAGGAGAGTGATATCGCCCTTCTGCCGGCCATTGAACGTTCCGCCGCTCAGGCATTTCGTCAGATCCCCGCTCTCGCCTGGCTGGCGGACAGCGAGGTGATTAGCGTTGCGCGCCATCATGATTATCTGGAAACGGAACATAGTCTGCTGGCGGTGGCCGCCGGGCAGCCGGTTGGTTTTATTCTTACCGAACCGCTCGACGATGCCTTATTTATCGCCGAAATCGCCGTCCACCAGGCCTGGCAGCATCAGGGCATCGGGCGGATGCTGCTGGAGCAGGTTATCGAGCGCGCCCGGCAAATGGCTTACCCGGCGGTGACCCTCACCACCTTCCGCGAAGTGCCGTGGAATGCGCCGTTTTATACCCGCCTGGGATTCGCCATACTCGATGAGCTGACCCTGCCCGCCGGGCTGGCGGCGAAAAGGGAGCTGGAAACGGAACATGGCCTGCCGCCGGAAACGCGCTGCGCCATGCGCTTAGCGCTGTAGCCTCCGGCGCTGATTTCAGCGGCGGAATATGGTACAAAGTACCATTCACAACTTACCCGTTGATACCCGTATGTCCTGGTCAATCGATATCATTTCCTGCATTACCGATCGCTTTGTGGAACTCACGGCGACCGAAAAGCGCATCGCGCAGTTTATTCTCGATGATGTCGCGGCGGCGGCGGAGCTACCCATCGCCGAGATAGCGCGTCTGACTCAGACCAGCCAGGCGTCGGTCACCCGTTTTGCCCGGGCGCTCGGCTGTAAAGACGTCCGTGAGCTGAAGATGAAGCTTGCGCAATCCCTTGCGGTCGGCCAGCGGTTTATCCTCGATGTTCCGGACCTCGAAGGCGTACAGGGGATCTATGAGTCAATCATCAGCGTGCTGGAGACCAATCGCCGGGCGCTGGATATCGAGGCGTTGAAGCGTGCGGTGAGCTGGTTGAGTGCAGCGCGGCAGATCCTCGCCCTTGGAATGGGCGGCGGGTCAACCATCTGCGCTCAGGAGATTCAATATCGCCTGTTTCGTCTTGGTCTTCCGGTCGTCAGTCAGAGCGACGGTCTGCTGGTACGCATGATGAGCTCGGCGGTGACGCCGCAGGATGTGGTGATTGTGCTGTCTCTGGGCGGCTATACCCCGGAGATCATCGAGAGCGCGGCGATTGCCAGCCAGTACGGCGCGAAGGTCATTGCGATTACCCCCGCCGGGACGCCGCTGGCTGAGCAGGCGGATCTGGTGCTGCCGCTGCTGGTGCGGGAAAACGACTATATCTTCAAGCCCAGCACTTCGCGTTATGCGATGCTGGCGATGGTCGATGTGCTGGCCACCGAACTGGCGATGGCCAACAAAACTCAGGCAAAAGGCAAATTACGTCGTATTAAGCTGGCCCTCGACAGCCACCGCGGCGGCGTCGATCGCCAGCCTCTTGGCGACTAGCCACCGGCAGCGGCGATAAACCTCTCCGCCTGCAGGCGGGTACGTTCCACGGCCTGTCCGGCGCGATACAGATCGCTGCCCAGGCCGGCTCCGGCGCACCCAGCCCGCATCCAGGTTGCCAGATTCTCCGGCGTCACGCCGCCCACCGCCAGCACCGGCACCTCCGACGGCAGCACCGCTTTCAGCGCCCGAATGTAGTCCGGACCGAAAGCAGAAGACGGAAATATCTTCAGCCACTGCGCCCCGGCATCCAGCGCGTTAAACGCCTCAGTCGCGGTGGCGCATCCGGCACAAACCTGCATTCCGTGCGCCACTGCCTGACGGATCACCGCAGGCTGGGTATTCGGCGTCACGATAAGCTTCGCCCCGGCCTCAGCGAGAAAATCGACCTGTTCCACGCGCAGTACCGTTCCCGCGCCTATCATCGCCTGCTCGCCAAACCGCGCAACCATCTGCGGAATACTCTGCTGCCAGTCTGGCGAATTGAGCGGGATTTCGATATAGCGAAAGCCTGCATTGATTAGCGTCTCAATATGATCTGCCGCCTCAGCGGGTTGAATGCCGCGTAAAATCGCCACCAGCTTAATCTTGTTCATGCATTATCCTCGCCATGCCAGCCAGCAATGCCTCATCGCCACTGCAGCTGTTAACCGTCATTCCGCGCGCCTTCATCGCCCGACCGTAGCGGGCATTCAGCGCCGGGTCGCCAACCAGCGTGACGGCAGAAGCACGGAAACGCTGCCCCAGGGTCGCCACCTCCGCGCCAATCAGCAGCCCGGAGAGGTAATCGCTGACCGAGCTCGCCGCCAGACCGCCCAGCACCCGGGCGGCCCTGGCGACAAACAGTTCGCTAATCAGCGACGGCTGCGCCAGCCCTTTTTCCAGCCCCCGTTCAAACGCCGCCTCGTCCGGCTGCTGGGCAGGCAGCCCTTTGCCGATCAGCGATTGCGTCATCAGCAGATGATGCAGTTCGCCGGTCATCGCCGTGGCAAAATAACGCACCGCGCCGCCCGCCACCTGGACCCATTTGCAGTGGGTGCCCGGCAGCACGTAACACTCCGCCGGCGCCAGCTGGCAGGCCCCCAGCAGCTGCGTCTCTTCGCCGCGCATCACGTTGAAATCCCGGTCCTGTTCAATCTTGAGGCCGGGAATAATCCACACGCCTTCAGCAACGGCGCATAGCTGCCGCCCGGGCGCGTCGATCGCCGCCGGACAGTCCAGATACGGCACCGCCTGCCAGCCCGCGTCGCTGCCGATCATCCCGGCCATCAGCACCGGCAGCGCCTGTGCGCCGCGCCAGGGGGCCAAATGCTCCGCGAATACATCGGCAGGCGATCGTCCGTTCAGGCGGGTAATACCCAGCGGCAGCTGCTTCGTTTCGACGCACTGGCCGTTGCGAATCAGCCAGCCGCGCAGCTGGGTAGAGCCCCAGTCGACGGCAATATAATCCTTCATTGTGCTTCTCCTGAGACCTGCACCGCCGTCTTCGCCGGGATCGCCTCCCCTTCCCGCTCCTGGGTAATCATTTCCAGCGCCTGCTGACGGCTGATTTTGCTGGCTGGCGTCATGACGGTGACAAAAATAGCGGAAACAAAGCTGCCAACGACCGACGGAATGCACGGATTGCCCCAGTAAGCCAGCCAGTCGGCCTTAACCAGAACCACAATAGACACCAGCATGCCGCTCAGCAGCGCGGTGAGCGCACCCTGCCAGTTAAAGCGCAGCCAGAAGCGGCCGAGAATGGAACAGACGAAGAGCCCGGACATCAGCATGGAGATCATTTTGGTGATATAGCTGATGATATCGTTCGAGGTCAGGGCGAAGATCATCGCCAGGCCGATGACGAACGCCAGCATCCAGCGAGAGAGCGTTATCGCCTTATGCGCCGGCGGCATTTTTCCGGTAACGAGGGTATAGACATCCCGCATCATGATGGCCACGGCGGCTATCGCATCGGAGCTGGCCGAAGACATGGTGGCGGAAAGTCCGGCAATCAGGACCACCAGCCCGAGGATCGCCGGTAAGAAGCTGGTGGCGAACAGGAAGGCGTAGTTACTGTTCTCAAGATTGGGGTTCATCGTCCAGGCCGCCATGCCGATGATCGCCGGCAGCACCGAGAAAAACAGATACAGCACGCCGGTATAGACAAACGAGCGCCGCACCGAAGAGACGTCTTTTCCCGAGTAAATACGCTGGCGATAGGAAGGGGTCGCCAGCACGCCGACGCCGATGACCATCGCCAGCGATAGCGCCGGAATGGTCCCCAACTTATCGACCGCAAACAGGCTCATCGCCTTGGGATCCATTGCCTGAACGATGGCATCCCATCCCCCGACGTGAACCACCGCCAGAATCGCCATCAGGATAAAACCGAAAAACAGAATTAATGCCTGAATGGTGTCTGTCCACACCACAGCAGAATAACCGCCGATAATGACGTAAATCGCAAACGCCATGGCAATAATAATTTTTGCCACCGTCAGATTAATTCCTGTCGCCCAGGCTAAATACATACTCCCGCCAAGAATATGCGCCCCCAGCCAGCCAATTGAGGCAATAAATATCATTATCCCGACGAGGTTTTTAATTAAATGGCTGCCACCAGTGTAATAAGAAAGCTCTTCGCTCATGGTCATAAAGCGCAGCTTTCGCACCGGCGCAAACAGCCAGGCCACCAGTAAAATACCGATGGCGCCGCCCACGCCGTAGAGCATCCCGGCCCATCCATTGCTGTAGCCGAAGCCGACAGCGCCCATGCTTGAACCGGTTCCCACCATAGTCGCCACGGTAGACCCCAGCGTCAGGAACAGCGGCAAAGAACGGCCGCCGAGTAAAAAATCCTCACCGCTTTTTTGATGACGGGACACGTACCAGCCAAGCCAAATCATGGCCAACGCGTAAATAATAAAGCCGACTAAAAAGACATGACTATTCATAATTCACATCCTGCCAGTTAATTTTGTAAAGGTAAAAGGCTACGAAGCGCTGAATTATTTCAGCGCTCAAAATGACTGTTTATATTTCTGGTTACTAACTTTTTATGCGCGAGAAGCGTTATAACAGGTCACATCCACTTCGACTTTACAATCCACCACCAGGTCCGCTACGCAGCAGATGCGGGCAGGCGGGTTGTCGCCAAAGAACTCGCGGAAGACTTTATTGAAAGACTGAAAATAGCGCGCATCGGTGAGGATCACTTTAACATGCACCACGTCGGCCAGGGTGTAGCCCGCTTCGGTCATGATATCTACGCAGTTCTGAATCGCCAGACGCGACTGGTCGACAATCCCGCCTTCCACCACTTCCCCGTCCTTCATCGGCGTCTGGCCGGAGACGTACAGCCAGCCTCCCGCTTCCACCGCCCGCGCGAACGGCAGGTGCTGCCCGCCGGTACCGGTACCGCCCTCTACGCCATAACGTTTAATACTCATTTTTCACTCCTCAGTTCATTCGGCGGCGCAGGAAACGCCCCGCGCGCCCGATAATCTTTTTGTCGCTGCCGTAGCTCATCACGCCGTTAACCATCACCGCCTCAATACCGTCCGCCGGACGTTTCGGGTCGGAGAAACTGGCGACATCGCGCACCGTCAGCGGGTCAAACAGCACCAGGTCGGCGTAATAGCCCACTTTTACCAGCCCACGATCCGCCAGCTGGAAGCGCGCCGACGACAGCCCGGTCATTTTGTGGATCGCGGTAGTCAGCGGAAACAGCCGTTCATCGCGGCAGTAGTGGCCCAGGACCCGCGGAAACGCGCCCCACAGCCGCGGATGCGGCATCGGGTCGTTCGGCAGCCCGTCGGAGCCAATCATGGTCACCGGATAACCCAGCACCCGCCGTACGTCCTGCTCGTCCATGTTGTAATAAATAGCGCCTGCCGGCATCAGCCGCGCCGCGGCGTCGTGCAGGCTCACCTGCCATTCATCGGCGATCTGCTGCAGCGTTTTTCCGGCCTGCTCGGGCTGTGCTTCCGACCAGGTGATGACGATATCGAACTCATCGGTGACCTGCTTCATATCCAGCGTCGACGAGCTGGCGGAATAGGGGTAACAGTCACAGGCGATCTCCTGGCGCTGGCGCATCTCATCGAAGAAAGCCAGCGTCTCCTTCGTGCGACCCCAGTTTTTCGCGCCGGCGCACTTATGGTGCGAGACCACCACCGGCACGTTGCCGTGGCGACCAATGCGGAACGCCTCGTCGAGCGCCTCCAGAATCGGCTCGAACTCCGAACGCAGGTGGGTGGTGTAAATTCCCCCCTCTGCCGTCAACTCCTCAGCGAGCGCCATCACTTCTTCGGTGGTCGACTGGAAGGCGCTGGCGTAGGCAAGGCCCGTGCTCAGTCCTAAAGCGCCCTGGCGCAGCGCATCGCGCAACTGTATGCGCATGCCGGCGATTTCCGTCTCGCTCGCCGGGCGGAACAGGTCATCCATATGGTTATTGCGCAGCGCGGTGTGCCCAATCAGCGTCCCGACGTTAAGCGATGGTCGCGCCGCCTCTACCGCATGGGCGTAGGCTTCGACGGTGGGATAGATGAAGTGCTGTCGTTCGCCGAGAAGATTCATCGGGTCTGGCACCTCGCCGCGCATGGTGGCGGTTGCCGCGCTGATCCCACAGTTGCCGACGATCACGGTTGTCACCCCCTGGCTGAGCTTAGGCAGATACTCCGGCATGCGGATGACGTTGATATCGTCATGGGTGTGAACATCGATAAAGCCAGGCGCCAGCACCCGCCCTTGACCATCTATCTCCTGCTCCGCCGCGACGTCAAGCGCCGGAGCGAT is part of the Klebsiella quasipneumoniae subsp. quasipneumoniae genome and encodes:
- a CDS encoding sigma 54-interacting transcriptional regulator is translated as MRKTELLAFLQNQTDFFDPDNLSDVFTASWLAQRFAMQRNTASHYLNQLVAQDVLVKINTRPVYFLHKKAFCQQFFPLSRSEYASMAELLAESDRQPEQADHFSLLTGHDGSLRKPIEQMKTALFYPNGGLPLLIVGDSGTGKSYMAELMHEFAIAQGLLAPDAPFVSFNCAQYASNPELLAANLFGYVKGAFTGAQSDKAGAFEAANGGMLFLDEVHRLDAQGQEKLFTWLDRKEIYRVGETAHGLPISLRLVFATTEDIHSTFLTTFLRRIPILVSLPDLQQRSREEKEALTLQFFWQEARTLAARLQLTPRLLQVLTQYVYRGNVGELKNVVKYAVASAWARSPGSEMLTVTLHDLPENIMAATPALSEAMGQKEPLLIEPQTSLVWLLRARDPVQGLIHDVQCRILALYEAVLNKKTVWEEAQRSMGEEIETLFDRLIFDNQDASSSQMLLLIAHQVREEYYRLEKRFNIQFNGNCLYALSHYLIHRSRQAASTMSNEKIRLLADFLANKFPLLYRFCEAILDALALKLDIEPRRIDLLLLVLWFQKNGAISQQQVTRAIILAHGYATASSIASVANRLLKSPLFESFDMPLDVTPEAIANQVMAYIERHALASGLIILVDMGSLNAIHSHFNRRLNTPVAIINNVSTGMAMYVGERILHGDMLEDIVREIGDDLAVEHQLYYPQTDKPRAILTTCATGLGAAANLSALLKASIPEALGVDIVACDVETLADPARREPMLSRYDVLAIVGTLDPHLADLPWISLDSLISGEGSRPLMRIFGELATAEQVSEINNLILKNFSLRRVIESVTILDTAKVINQVEQFLLRYEHLAGYEVPNERKVALYVHISCLIERLIRHASPTHYAGRQCPERELATLREAFSVIESGYSVKIPAVELYYIHDILTRETEFIQEDQEF
- a CDS encoding GNAT family N-acetyltransferase is translated as MDLTAVPATQFSSVQLTDILNACFEAYLVPVTQSVEGFVQRFSAEGMSLIDSRVWLAGDEPAAIAIVARRGNMARLAAFALRPAWRGKGLGRKLMQELLTFLQQQEIETVSLEVIRDNHAAVALYQSLGFTRRYGLCGYLSAEPLAAAPGVLQPYPILALLRRAVEESNSQLPWLMDPLTFATLPCRVVTLEQRAFAVLSTSGSRPVLQFLWVEPAARRQGLAQALLMALAQQFPGIGTSVTVPETFTPLFAAAGYAPLSLQQYEMTMECAAAKSA
- a CDS encoding GNAT family N-acetyltransferase, producing the protein MKTNTITAGAGLRLTEESDIALLPAIERSAAQAFRQIPALAWLADSEVISVARHHDYLETEHSLLAVAAGQPVGFILTEPLDDALFIAEIAVHQAWQHQGIGRMLLEQVIERARQMAYPAVTLTTFREVPWNAPFYTRLGFAILDELTLPAGLAAKRELETEHGLPPETRCAMRLAL
- a CDS encoding MurR/RpiR family transcriptional regulator codes for the protein MSWSIDIISCITDRFVELTATEKRIAQFILDDVAAAAELPIAEIARLTQTSQASVTRFARALGCKDVRELKMKLAQSLAVGQRFILDVPDLEGVQGIYESIISVLETNRRALDIEALKRAVSWLSAARQILALGMGGGSTICAQEIQYRLFRLGLPVVSQSDGLLVRMMSSAVTPQDVVIVLSLGGYTPEIIESAAIASQYGAKVIAITPAGTPLAEQADLVLPLLVRENDYIFKPSTSRYAMLAMVDVLATELAMANKTQAKGKLRRIKLALDSHRGGVDRQPLGD
- a CDS encoding 2-dehydro-3-deoxy-6-phosphogalactonate aldolase translates to MNKIKLVAILRGIQPAEAADHIETLINAGFRYIEIPLNSPDWQQSIPQMVARFGEQAMIGAGTVLRVEQVDFLAEAGAKLIVTPNTQPAVIRQAVAHGMQVCAGCATATEAFNALDAGAQWLKIFPSSAFGPDYIRALKAVLPSEVPVLAVGGVTPENLATWMRAGCAGAGLGSDLYRAGQAVERTRLQAERFIAAAGG
- a CDS encoding 2-dehydro-3-deoxygalactonokinase, which encodes MKDYIAVDWGSTQLRGWLIRNGQCVETKQLPLGITRLNGRSPADVFAEHLAPWRGAQALPVLMAGMIGSDAGWQAVPYLDCPAAIDAPGRQLCAVAEGVWIIPGLKIEQDRDFNVMRGEETQLLGACQLAPAECYVLPGTHCKWVQVAGGAVRYFATAMTGELHHLLMTQSLIGKGLPAQQPDEAAFERGLEKGLAQPSLISELFVARAARVLGGLAASSVSDYLSGLLIGAEVATLGQRFRASAVTLVGDPALNARYGRAMKARGMTVNSCSGDEALLAGMARIMHEQD
- a CDS encoding sodium:solute symporter family protein encodes the protein MNSHVFLVGFIIYALAMIWLGWYVSRHQKSGEDFLLGGRSLPLFLTLGSTVATMVGTGSSMGAVGFGYSNGWAGMLYGVGGAIGILLVAWLFAPVRKLRFMTMSEELSYYTGGSHLIKNLVGIMIFIASIGWLGAHILGGSMYLAWATGINLTVAKIIIAMAFAIYVIIGGYSAVVWTDTIQALILFFGFILMAILAVVHVGGWDAIVQAMDPKAMSLFAVDKLGTIPALSLAMVIGVGVLATPSYRQRIYSGKDVSSVRRSFVYTGVLYLFFSVLPAIIGMAAWTMNPNLENSNYAFLFATSFLPAILGLVVLIAGLSATMSSASSDAIAAVAIMMRDVYTLVTGKMPPAHKAITLSRWMLAFVIGLAMIFALTSNDIISYITKMISMLMSGLFVCSILGRFWLRFNWQGALTALLSGMLVSIVVLVKADWLAYWGNPCIPSVVGSFVSAIFVTVMTPASKISRQQALEMITQEREGEAIPAKTAVQVSGEAQ
- a CDS encoding RidA family protein, translated to MSIKRYGVEGGTGTGGQHLPFARAVEAGGWLYVSGQTPMKDGEVVEGGIVDQSRLAIQNCVDIMTEAGYTLADVVHVKVILTDARYFQSFNKVFREFFGDNPPARICCVADLVVDCKVEVDVTCYNASRA
- a CDS encoding N-acyl-D-amino-acid deacylase family protein; its protein translation is MKVDWLFKNVTVIDGSGGPQYRADVAVKGDRIMAIAPALDVAAEQEIDGQGRVLAPGFIDVHTHDDINVIRMPEYLPKLSQGVTTVIVGNCGISAATATMRGEVPDPMNLLGERQHFIYPTVEAYAHAVEAARPSLNVGTLIGHTALRNNHMDDLFRPASETEIAGMRIQLRDALRQGALGLSTGLAYASAFQSTTEEVMALAEELTAEGGIYTTHLRSEFEPILEALDEAFRIGRHGNVPVVVSHHKCAGAKNWGRTKETLAFFDEMRQRQEIACDCYPYSASSSTLDMKQVTDEFDIVITWSEAQPEQAGKTLQQIADEWQVSLHDAAARLMPAGAIYYNMDEQDVRRVLGYPVTMIGSDGLPNDPMPHPRLWGAFPRVLGHYCRDERLFPLTTAIHKMTGLSSARFQLADRGLVKVGYYADLVLFDPLTVRDVASFSDPKRPADGIEAVMVNGVMSYGSDKKIIGRAGRFLRRRMN